In one window of Haloprofundus halophilus DNA:
- the rpl4p gene encoding 50S ribosomal protein L4 has protein sequence MEATIKDLNGDDAGTLELPEVFETTYRPDLIKRAVLAAQANRTQAYGADPLAGMRTPAESLGSGRGMAHVPRENGRARRVPQAVSGRKAHPPKAEKEHGKKINKKERQLAVRSAIAATTDAEVVAERGHQFDDGVELPLVVSDEFEELVKTQEVVSLLEALGVDADIERAEDRKVRAGQGKARGRKYKRPKSILFVTSEEPSKAARNLAGADVVTAAEVNTEDLAPGTHAGRLTVWTESAVEEVADR, from the coding sequence ATGGAAGCAACAATCAAGGACCTGAACGGCGACGATGCCGGCACGCTCGAGCTTCCGGAGGTCTTCGAGACGACGTACCGTCCGGACCTCATCAAGCGCGCCGTCCTCGCCGCACAGGCGAACCGAACGCAGGCCTACGGAGCCGACCCCCTCGCCGGGATGCGAACCCCGGCCGAGTCGCTCGGCAGCGGCCGCGGTATGGCGCACGTGCCCCGAGAGAACGGGCGCGCACGTCGTGTCCCGCAGGCCGTCAGCGGTCGCAAAGCGCACCCGCCGAAGGCCGAAAAGGAGCACGGCAAGAAGATCAACAAGAAGGAGCGCCAGTTGGCGGTCCGCTCGGCCATCGCGGCGACGACCGACGCGGAAGTCGTCGCGGAGCGCGGCCACCAGTTCGACGACGGCGTCGAACTCCCGCTCGTCGTCAGCGACGAGTTCGAGGAGCTCGTGAAGACGCAGGAAGTCGTCTCGCTGCTCGAAGCGCTCGGCGTCGACGCCGACATCGAGCGCGCCGAGGACCGCAAAGTCCGCGCCGGACAGGGGAAGGCCCGCGGTCGCAAGTACAAGCGACCCAAATCCATCCTCTTCGTCACCAGCGAGGAGCCGTCGAAGGCGGCTCGCAACCTCGCCGGTGCCGACGTGGTCACCGCCGCCGAGGTCAACACCGAGGACCTCGCGCCCGGCACCCACGCCGGTCGCCTGACCGTCTGGACCGAGAGCGCCGTCGAGGAGGTGGCCGACCGATGA
- a CDS encoding 50S ribosomal protein L23 produces MSVIRHPLVTEKAMNEMDFDNKLQFIVDLDASKPVVKEEVESRYDVTVSSINTQVTPKGTKKATVRLSEDDDAQEIASRIGVF; encoded by the coding sequence ATGAGCGTCATCCGCCACCCCCTCGTCACCGAGAAGGCGATGAACGAGATGGACTTCGACAACAAGCTCCAGTTCATCGTCGACCTCGACGCCTCGAAGCCCGTGGTCAAGGAAGAGGTCGAATCGCGCTACGACGTGACCGTTTCGAGTATCAACACGCAGGTCACGCCGAAAGGAACGAAGAAGGCGACCGTGCGTCTGTCCGAGGACGACGACGCACAGGAGATCGCCTCCCGAATCGGGGTGTTCTAG
- a CDS encoding 50S ribosomal protein L2 — protein MGRRIQGQRRGRGTSTFRAPSHRYKAELTHKKESKDGDTISGTVVDIEHDPARAAPLADVEFEDGDRRLVLAPEGVTVGETIQVGVSAEIKPGNTLPLAEIPEGVPVCNVERQPGDGGKFARASGVSAQLLTHDKRVAAVKLPSGEVKRLNPQCRATIGVVAGGGRTEKPFVKAGKKHHKMRARGTKYPRVRGVAMNAVDHPFGGGGRQHPGKPKSVSRNAPPGRKVGDIASKRTGRGRNK, from the coding sequence ATGGGACGTAGAATCCAAGGCCAACGTCGCGGACGCGGCACGTCCACGTTCCGTGCGCCGTCGCACCGCTACAAGGCCGAACTCACGCACAAGAAGGAATCGAAGGACGGCGACACCATCTCCGGTACCGTCGTCGACATCGAACACGACCCCGCGCGCGCCGCGCCGCTGGCCGACGTCGAGTTCGAAGACGGCGACCGGCGGCTCGTGCTCGCCCCAGAGGGCGTCACGGTCGGCGAGACCATCCAGGTCGGTGTCTCCGCCGAGATCAAGCCCGGCAACACGCTGCCGCTGGCCGAAATCCCCGAGGGGGTTCCGGTCTGCAACGTCGAGCGCCAGCCCGGCGACGGCGGCAAGTTCGCCCGCGCCTCCGGCGTCTCGGCGCAGCTCCTGACCCACGACAAGCGCGTCGCGGCCGTCAAGCTGCCCAGCGGCGAGGTCAAACGGCTCAACCCGCAGTGCCGCGCCACCATCGGCGTCGTCGCCGGTGGCGGTCGGACGGAGAAGCCGTTCGTCAAGGCGGGGAAGAAGCACCACAAGATGCGCGCCCGCGGTACCAAGTACCCGCGCGTCCGCGGTGTCGCGATGAACGCCGTCGACCACCCGTTCGGTGGCGGCGGTCGTCAGCACCCCGGCAAGCCGAAGTCCGTCTCGCGCAACGCGCCGCCGGGACGGAAGGTCGGAGACATCGCATCGAAACGCACCGGACGAGGTCGTAACAAATGA
- a CDS encoding 30S ribosomal protein S19, with the protein MSTDYRTGREGEFTYRGHTLDELQEMELEEVAELLPARMRRTINRGLGVEQEKLLEKARNKTEEETANNPIRTHLRDMPVVPAFVGLTFAVYNGQSFERVQIQPEMIGHYLGEFQLTRNSVEHGQAGIGATRSSKFVPLK; encoded by the coding sequence ATGAGCACAGATTACCGCACCGGCCGCGAGGGCGAGTTCACCTACCGCGGCCACACGCTCGACGAGCTGCAGGAGATGGAGCTCGAAGAGGTCGCAGAACTGCTCCCCGCGCGCATGCGGCGAACCATCAACCGTGGTCTGGGCGTCGAGCAGGAGAAACTGCTCGAGAAAGCCCGGAACAAGACCGAAGAGGAGACCGCGAACAACCCGATTCGGACGCACCTGCGCGACATGCCCGTCGTGCCCGCGTTCGTCGGACTGACGTTCGCCGTCTACAACGGCCAGAGCTTCGAGCGCGTCCAGATTCAGCCCGAGATGATCGGCCACTACCTGGGCGAGTTCCAGCTCACCCGCAACTCGGTCGAACACGGGCAGGCCGGCATCGGTGCGACCCGGTCCTCGAAGTTCGTGCCACTCAAGTAA
- a CDS encoding 50S ribosomal protein L22 gives MGINYSVEADPDTTAKAMLRERPISLKHSKAIARAIKGERVDDAESYLQDVIDEKQSVPFKQHNSGVGHKGDIDGWDAGRYPNKASKDFLKLLENARNNANEQGFDGESMVIKHVAPHKVDEQMGRKPRAFGRADPWNTTLVDVELIIEEVEE, from the coding sequence ATGGGAATCAACTACAGCGTCGAGGCCGACCCCGACACGACGGCGAAAGCCATGCTCCGGGAGCGGCCCATCAGCCTGAAGCACAGCAAGGCCATCGCGCGCGCCATCAAGGGCGAGCGCGTCGACGACGCCGAGTCGTACCTGCAGGACGTCATCGACGAGAAGCAGTCGGTGCCGTTCAAGCAGCACAACTCCGGCGTCGGCCACAAAGGCGACATCGACGGGTGGGACGCGGGTCGCTACCCGAACAAAGCCTCGAAGGACTTCCTGAAGCTGCTCGAGAACGCGCGTAACAACGCCAACGAGCAGGGCTTCGACGGCGAATCGATGGTCATCAAACACGTCGCCCCCCACAAGGTCGACGAGCAGATGGGGCGCAAGCCCCGCGCGTTCGGACGAGCGGACCCGTGGAACACGACGCTCGTCGACGTGGAGCTCATCATCGAGGAGGTCGAAGAATAA
- a CDS encoding 30S ribosomal protein S3, with protein sequence MADEHQFIEDGLQRSQIDEFFAEELGRAGYGGMDVAKTPMGTQIVLKAEKPGMVIGKGGKNIRKVTRQLEERFNLDDPQIDVQEVDEPDLNARIVADRLANALERGWYFRKAGHTTIDRIMDAGALGAEIKLNGKVTGARSRDEKFNRGYIKHNGEPAEEVVDTGQGVAVMKLGTIGVTVKIIPPGAQLPDDFSVAEDVEVEAVEQIAETEGVEDLLEEPEDEKVPDVGEDADDVPAEHAGEDDAQDAIDEEVVEEVVEETGETADAQEEPVATGDVDDDEHALDEDEEATDDVETELSELDEEVEQEAADLVAEMEADEEEGQ encoded by the coding sequence ATGGCAGACGAACACCAGTTCATCGAAGACGGACTCCAGCGCTCGCAGATCGACGAGTTCTTCGCCGAAGAGCTCGGCCGCGCCGGCTACGGCGGCATGGACGTCGCCAAAACGCCGATGGGGACGCAGATCGTCCTGAAAGCCGAGAAGCCCGGCATGGTCATCGGCAAGGGCGGGAAGAACATCCGGAAGGTCACCCGCCAGCTCGAAGAGCGGTTCAACCTCGACGACCCCCAGATCGACGTTCAGGAGGTCGACGAGCCCGACCTGAACGCGCGCATCGTCGCGGACCGCCTCGCCAACGCGCTCGAACGCGGCTGGTACTTCCGTAAGGCCGGCCACACGACCATCGACCGCATCATGGACGCCGGCGCACTCGGCGCGGAGATCAAGCTCAACGGCAAGGTCACCGGCGCCCGCTCGCGCGACGAGAAGTTCAACCGCGGCTACATCAAGCACAACGGCGAACCCGCCGAGGAAGTCGTCGACACCGGCCAAGGTGTCGCCGTCATGAAGCTCGGCACCATCGGCGTGACGGTGAAGATCATCCCGCCGGGAGCGCAGCTCCCCGACGACTTCTCCGTCGCCGAGGACGTCGAGGTCGAAGCGGTCGAACAGATCGCCGAGACCGAGGGCGTCGAGGACCTCCTCGAAGAGCCCGAAGACGAGAAAGTGCCGGACGTCGGCGAAGATGCCGACGACGTGCCCGCCGAACACGCCGGCGAGGACGACGCCCAGGACGCCATCGACGAGGAAGTCGTCGAAGAAGTGGTCGAGGAGACCGGCGAGACGGCCGACGCGCAGGAGGAACCGGTCGCCACCGGCGACGTCGACGACGACGAGCACGCGCTCGACGAAGACGAGGAAGCCACCGACGACGTGGAGACGGAGCTCTCCGAACTCGACGAGGAAGTCGAGCAGGAGGCCGCCGACCTCGTCGCCGAGATGGAAGCCGACGAGGAGGAGGGTCAGTAG
- the rpmC gene encoding 50S ribosomal protein L29 — translation MAIFYPDEIRDMTPAEREAEIEELETELLNARAVQAAGGAPENPGRIGEIRRTIARIKTIQNEEGDDE, via the coding sequence ATGGCCATCTTCTACCCCGACGAGATCCGCGACATGACGCCCGCAGAGCGCGAGGCGGAGATCGAGGAACTCGAGACGGAGCTCCTGAACGCCCGCGCCGTGCAAGCGGCGGGCGGCGCGCCGGAGAACCCCGGCCGAATCGGCGAGATTCGCCGGACCATCGCCCGAATCAAGACCATCCAGAACGAAGAGGGCGACGACGAGTAA
- a CDS encoding ribonuclease P protein subunit, which translates to MALTPERLARHELNGLPVRVAAADNPDLVGIAGRVVVETMQTLHVDCDVPAAARLFGDEVAERGARVVQVPKRGTTFEFALERTDGGPTTGPSRTNEAAGNRRDHLDESSDTRRRRRKAPGSASKRESETAGDLAGQSGSTREGSSDDGSSDDCEGAVYVTVDGAKLLSRPALRTENVGESTWR; encoded by the coding sequence ATGGCCCTGACGCCCGAACGCCTCGCGCGACACGAACTCAACGGCCTGCCCGTCCGGGTGGCCGCCGCCGACAACCCCGACCTCGTCGGGATAGCCGGCCGTGTCGTCGTCGAGACGATGCAGACGCTGCACGTCGACTGCGACGTGCCCGCTGCCGCTCGACTGTTCGGCGACGAAGTCGCCGAGCGAGGCGCTCGGGTCGTTCAGGTGCCGAAACGCGGAACGACGTTCGAGTTCGCGCTCGAACGAACGGACGGCGGCCCGACAACCGGGCCGTCGCGCACAAATGAAGCCGCCGGGAACCGTCGAGACCACCTCGACGAGTCGTCGGACACGCGCCGACGACGCCGCAAGGCCCCGGGGTCTGCGTCCAAACGGGAGTCGGAAACTGCCGGTGATTTAGCCGGTCAGTCTGGGTCGACCCGCGAGGGCTCGTCCGACGACGGTTCGTCGGACGACTGCGAGGGCGCAGTCTACGTTACGGTGGATGGTGCAAAGCTGCTCTCACGACCCGCATTGCGCACCGAAAACGTAGGTGAATCTACATGGCGATAG
- a CDS encoding 30S ribosomal protein S17, giving the protein MAIGLNVPEPEESCSDANCPFHGSLAVRGQTLEGTVASTDMDKTVIVEREYDVRVPKYDRYMKRRSRVPAHAPPCVELEEGDTVRIAETRPLSKTKSHVVVEKIASLEVTEGLAAPETAGDESDEEGEA; this is encoded by the coding sequence ATGGCGATAGGACTGAACGTACCAGAACCGGAGGAGAGCTGCTCCGACGCGAACTGTCCGTTCCACGGCTCGCTTGCCGTGCGAGGACAGACGCTCGAGGGCACCGTTGCCTCCACAGACATGGACAAAACCGTCATCGTGGAGCGCGAATACGACGTTCGCGTTCCCAAGTACGACCGCTACATGAAGCGGCGTAGTCGCGTTCCCGCCCACGCACCCCCGTGCGTGGAGCTCGAGGAAGGCGATACGGTTCGCATCGCAGAGACACGACCGCTGTCGAAGACGAAATCGCACGTGGTCGTCGAGAAAATCGCGTCGCTGGAAGTCACCGAGGGCCTCGCGGCCCCGGAGACGGCCGGCGACGAGTCGGACGAAGAGGGTGAGGCGTGA
- a CDS encoding 50S ribosomal protein L14, giving the protein MEALKADVTQGLERGSLIVCADNTGARELKVISVAGYSGTKNRHPKAGVGDKVTVSVTKGTPEMRRQVLEAVIVRQRKSIRRPDGTRVKYEDNAAVIIDENGEPRGTEIKGPIAREVAERFGSIASTATMIV; this is encoded by the coding sequence ATGGAGGCGCTGAAAGCCGACGTCACGCAGGGCCTCGAACGGGGCTCGCTCATCGTCTGCGCCGACAACACCGGAGCCCGCGAGCTGAAAGTGATCAGCGTCGCCGGCTACTCCGGAACGAAGAACCGACACCCCAAAGCGGGCGTCGGCGACAAAGTGACCGTCTCGGTCACGAAGGGCACCCCCGAGATGCGTCGACAGGTGCTCGAAGCCGTCATCGTTCGCCAGCGGAAATCCATCCGCCGGCCCGACGGCACGCGCGTCAAGTACGAGGACAACGCCGCCGTCATCATCGACGAGAACGGCGAGCCTCGCGGGACCGAAATCAAGGGTCCCATCGCGCGGGAAGTCGCCGAGCGCTTCGGGAGCATCGCATCCACGGCTACGATGATCGTATAG
- the rplX gene encoding 50S ribosomal protein L24, protein MSKQPRKQRIQNRDAPLHERHTQVRATLSSDLREEYGRRNVRVNAGDTVEVLRGDDAGTTGEVVDVDLKREVITVEGVVVEKADGEEVPRPLDTSNVRVTELDLEDERRQARLEGDE, encoded by the coding sequence ATGAGCAAGCAACCACGCAAACAGCGAATCCAGAACCGCGACGCGCCGCTGCACGAGCGACACACGCAGGTCCGCGCGACGCTGTCGAGCGACCTCCGCGAGGAGTACGGTCGACGCAACGTCCGCGTGAACGCGGGCGACACCGTCGAGGTGCTCCGCGGCGACGACGCCGGAACGACCGGCGAAGTCGTCGACGTCGACCTCAAGCGCGAGGTCATCACCGTCGAGGGCGTCGTCGTCGAGAAGGCCGACGGGGAAGAAGTCCCCCGGCCGCTCGACACCTCGAACGTCCGCGTGACGGAACTGGACCTCGAAGACGAGCGCCGTCAAGCGCGTCTGGAGGGTGACGAATGA
- a CDS encoding 30S ribosomal protein S4e has product MTKHQKRLSVPNSWPVERKEQVWTVKAGAGPHGEQGVPLLILLRDVLGYVNTKKEARYALNEGTVLVNGDNVADERRPIGMFDILAFTARDEYYRVFPDEGGRLALTAIDEDAASSRLGKIVGKRQVAGGAFQLTLHDGTNVSLEDASEYSSGDSVVVDNESKEIVAHFPYEEGALVTAVAGGHSGEIGEITEITVTLGSGDNTVTVEQEDGESFETVADYVVVIDENFTGGEPEVTTTGGDDE; this is encoded by the coding sequence ATGACGAAGCATCAGAAGCGACTCTCGGTCCCGAACTCGTGGCCGGTCGAACGGAAAGAACAGGTCTGGACGGTCAAAGCCGGCGCCGGTCCGCACGGCGAACAGGGTGTCCCCCTGCTCATCCTGCTGCGGGACGTTCTCGGCTACGTCAACACGAAGAAGGAAGCGCGCTACGCGCTCAACGAGGGGACCGTCCTCGTCAACGGCGACAACGTCGCCGACGAGCGTCGTCCCATCGGGATGTTCGACATCCTGGCGTTCACCGCCCGAGACGAGTACTACCGCGTCTTCCCCGACGAGGGTGGTCGCCTCGCGCTGACCGCCATCGACGAGGACGCGGCGTCGAGCCGCCTCGGCAAGATTGTCGGCAAGCGGCAGGTCGCCGGCGGCGCGTTCCAGCTGACGCTGCACGACGGAACGAACGTCAGCCTCGAGGACGCCTCGGAGTACAGCAGCGGCGACTCGGTCGTCGTCGACAACGAGTCGAAAGAGATCGTCGCGCACTTCCCGTACGAGGAAGGTGCGCTCGTGACGGCCGTCGCCGGGGGCCACTCCGGCGAAATCGGCGAGATCACGGAGATCACCGTCACGCTCGGCAGCGGCGACAACACCGTCACCGTCGAGCAGGAAGACGGCGAGAGCTTCGAGACGGTCGCCGACTACGTCGTCGTCATCGACGAGAACTTCACCGGCGGCGAGCCGGAAGTCACCACCACCGGAGGTGACGACGAATGA
- a CDS encoding 50S ribosomal protein L5 yields the protein MSESVHEMRQARVEKVVVHMGIGQGGRELANAEDIIEAVTGQQSVRTTSKRAGQDFGVRIGTPVGAKVTLRGETAHEFLETALPLADLSESNFDDTGNFSFGVEEHTEFPSQEYDPEIGIYGLDVTVNLVRPGYRVAKRDQVTRSIPSSHRLTPEDAVSFLEESFDVEVEQ from the coding sequence ATGAGCGAGTCCGTCCACGAGATGCGCCAAGCGCGCGTCGAGAAGGTCGTCGTCCACATGGGCATCGGCCAGGGTGGCCGCGAACTCGCCAACGCCGAGGACATCATCGAGGCCGTCACCGGCCAACAGAGCGTCCGCACCACCTCGAAGCGTGCCGGACAGGACTTCGGCGTCCGCATCGGTACGCCGGTCGGCGCGAAGGTGACCCTTCGCGGCGAGACGGCCCACGAGTTCCTCGAGACGGCGCTGCCGCTGGCGGACCTCTCGGAGAGCAACTTCGACGACACGGGTAACTTCAGCTTCGGCGTCGAAGAACACACCGAGTTCCCGAGTCAGGAGTACGACCCCGAGATCGGTATCTACGGGCTGGACGTGACGGTCAACCTCGTCCGCCCCGGCTACCGTGTCGCGAAGCGAGACCAGGTGACGCGGAGCATCCCCTCCAGTCACCGCCTGACCCCCGAGGACGCCGTTTCGTTCCTCGAGGAGTCGTTCGACGTAGAGGTTGAACAATGA
- a CDS encoding 30S ribosomal protein S14, with protein sequence MSESESDVTGEHATQRTGQRHECRRCGRKQALVGKYDINLCRQCFREIAREMGFKKYR encoded by the coding sequence ATGAGCGAGAGTGAATCAGACGTGACGGGCGAACACGCCACGCAGCGCACCGGCCAGCGCCACGAGTGCCGCCGATGCGGTCGCAAACAGGCGCTCGTCGGCAAGTACGACATCAACCTCTGCCGGCAGTGCTTCCGCGAGATCGCCCGCGAGATGGGATTCAAGAAGTATCGATAA
- a CDS encoding 30S ribosomal protein S8: MADNDPLSSALSGVDNAESVGHLSHEVQPASNIIGSVLEVFYDRGYIDGFEFVDDGRAGRFEVELKGAINHCGAVKPRYSAGAGEFEKWEKRFLPARDYGALIVTTSHGVMSHYEAREQGIGGQVIAYVY; the protein is encoded by the coding sequence ATGGCTGACAACGACCCACTCAGCAGCGCGCTCTCCGGCGTGGACAACGCCGAGAGCGTCGGGCATCTGTCCCACGAGGTACAACCCGCCTCGAACATCATCGGCTCCGTTCTCGAGGTCTTCTACGACCGCGGGTACATCGACGGCTTCGAGTTCGTCGACGACGGCAGAGCCGGTCGGTTCGAGGTCGAACTGAAAGGCGCTATCAATCACTGTGGCGCAGTCAAGCCCCGCTACTCGGCGGGCGCTGGCGAATTCGAGAAATGGGAGAAGCGATTCCTCCCCGCCCGTGACTACGGGGCGCTCATCGTCACGACGAGCCACGGCGTCATGAGCCACTACGAGGCCCGCGAACAGGGCATCGGTGGACAAGTAATCGCATACGTCTACTAA